The Candidatus Zixiibacteriota bacterium sequence TTCCATACACGACGCTCTTCCGATCTAACCAACCCCCCAAACACAAGAACCTCGTGCCCGTGACCTTGTTCACGGTGAACCAACCTCCCAAGCACAAGATCCTCGTGCCCGTGACCTTGGTCACGGTGAACCAACCTCCCAAACACAAGATCTTCGTGCCCGTGACCTTGGTCACGGCGAACCAACCCCCAAGCACAAGATCCTCGTGCCCGTGACCTTGGTCACGGTGAACCAACCTCCCAAGCACAAGATCCTCGTGCCCGTGACCTTGGTCACGGAGATCCAACCGTGACCAAGGTCACGGGCACAAGCACGAGCCACAACGAGACCGTCAGTCGCTACCCAGAATGTCCGGGCGAAATTCATCCAATATGACAGTACCGTTGCCCTTCCCGATACGTGCCGCGGCACTGGACCACGCCCATTCTGTGGGATTCGTGACCAATTGCCGTCTGACCGGGTTGTTCTCAATGTACTCGATTGTCCGGACTGCCGAATCGTAATCGGTGATATTGCGATCGAATCCTCCCCCCGCCTGCCAGAATCGTCGTACCGACCTCTCTCCGACTTGCACGCGGATGCTCGCAATCGTGTCGGGTTCAGTCTTCTCCCAGTGCGCATTCACCCGCCTGGCGAACGGCTCCTTGATGTGCCGGAGAATGTTTCCGATCGAATATACTTCGTTGATCGGATGGACCATCAAATGAACGTGCTCCGGCATGAACACGTATGCATACACGCGAATCAAACTCATCGTCCGACACCGATTGAGCCCGTCGGCCAGCCATCGGCACAGCAACGGATCGACCAGCAACTGTCTTCGCTGAAAACACGAGAAAGTGAGAAAATGCAAGTGCCCTTGGATGTTGTAGTACTTTCGCTTCATCTCCTTCCACCGATTACACGCTTGCTCATGAAAACTCAATCACATGCACATCGCAAATCGCCGAACGATTGACTACTGCCAAGTCTGCACAGTCCCCTCGTTCCTCGTGCCCGTGACCTTGGTCACGGTGAACCAACCTCCCAAACACAAGATCCTCGTGCCCGTGACCTTGGTCACGGCGAACCAACCCCCCAAACACAAGATCCTCGTGCCCGTGACCTTGGTCACGGCGAACCAACCTCCCAAGCACAAGATCCTCGTGCCCGTGACCTTGGTCACGGCGAACCCACCTCCCAAACACAAGATCCTCGTGCCCGTGACCTTGGTCACGGCGAACCAACCCCTCCCCCACACTTTCCCTACCACTTCGATGGAAAAAATGCCCGGCCCCCCTTGGTAAAGACTCCTCTCACACGAGGCGCAAAAACGATGGCACTTGTGTATCGCGACAGATCGTCAAATACCCGCTCAAACATGGGTTATTCCCCTGCCGGATATCAAGATTGGAGGAAAAGAAAAAAAATGGGTCCCTATAAAAATGACAAAACAAACCCATTTCCCCGTAACTCACACGCGGTCAGGCTTGTACGATGAAAAACCTGTCTGGGACCGTTCTGTCGGATGCTTTCCGCCAGAGGCGGATACATCCGACAGTGGCTTCAGCCTGGGAAAAGCTCCTCACCCCATCCGCGACATCAGGTACGCCGCGTCTTCGGCCCGATAGTCGAAATCCTCTTCCTTGATCGCATCCGGCGGACTCACGCGCTCCCATTCGACCGTGCGACACAATGCCTCCGCGCGGTCGATCGGCTCCGTATAGCCGAGTTCCTGTCTGATGCGACTGCTGTCGGCGTCCAGATGATGCCGATAATCGAGCGGCTGTTTGAGATGTCGTGGGAGATGCTCTTCGGGTACACCGACAATCTCGCCGTTCCATCCGGCGGCGCGGCCGATCGCCTTGATCCAGTCGCGTTCGGTGAGCGCTTCCGGCTCGCCGACATTGTAGACACGTCCGGTCGCGCGATCATCGGTGACCGCAAGCACGATCCCCTGCGCGACATTCTCGACATACCCGCGTATCCAGCGCGCGCGTACCTGCCGTTCGTCGAGCAGGATAAACGGCCGACGGTCGTCCATGCGCTTGAGGTAGTCGAACAATCGGTGCTGACGGTCGCTCGGACCGTACACCATCGGCAAACGGAGAACCGTCCAGCTCAGCCGGTCCTGTCCGGTCACGACGCGCTCCACGAGGATCTTGTCGTAGTCATACATCCGGTCGGACTTGTCTCTGACGTCGGCGCGATACGGATAATAATTCCGGCGAAGCGGCGAATCCTCGGTCAGTCTCCCGGCGACGACCGGGCCTTCGTCTTTCATGCGGAGAAGGTCCATGTTGCGATAGACGTCGACACTGCTGACGACCACGTAGCGGTCGGTTCGGCCGCTCAGCGCGTTGACCGTGCGCACCGCCTCCGCCTCGGTCAACAGGATCATGTCGAGCACGACATCGGGAGCGAATCGCCCGATCTCGGACACATGCTCGCCGATTCTGCTGCGGTCGGCGTGTATGTGTTCGACACCCTCGGGCAGCCTGGTGCGGGATTCGCCCCGGTGATAGACCATGACCCGGTGCCCCTGGGCGTGCAGTATCCGGATAACGTGCGGCCCCATGAACCGGGTGCCGCCGATCACGAAGACATTCATGGCGGAGTCCGTCCCGGGAAGCTAAGACGACGACAGCGCCGCCTCGCGCGCGAGCGCTTTCTGCCGGACATACGCGTAGGCCGGACCCATCGTCTCGTTGAAGTGCGCGGCCTTATGATACCACGACCGCGCCTCGAGCATGTTGCCCAGTCCTTCGTACGCCTGCCCGAGACGGTAAAGATTGTATGGACTATAGAGGTTCGCCTGTTTCAGGTCGGTTATCGCCGCCTCATACCGCCCTTCGGCCAGCGCGATGATGGCGGACAACTCGTGCGATATCCTCGCCAGTCCGGGGTTCTGCGTCCGACGCGTCCACGTGGCGTACTCCCCCTGGAGCCTGCGGGCAGTGTCGAAGTCGCCGCGCCCGACCGCGATCCGTGCGCCGAAATAGTATCCGTTAAGCGCGCTGTTCTCCTTGACCTGGTCGGAAACGTCGGCGTTGCGAATACACTCCCCTGCCGTCTCCAGCAGCCGCGCCGCCGTGTCAAAATCGCCCATCTCGATATGCACACTGGTCAGAAGAAGCAGATCGCCCGCCATGGCGCTGGAATCGTGACTGGCTCTGCCGAGCTCGAGCTGTCGATCGAGATAGACCAGCGCGGAATCGAAATTGCCTTCGTCAATGAAGCTCGCCGCCAGCGCGGTCAGCGCCTGGCGACGACGACCGTCGTTGGCCGATGCTTCCAGCATCGTGCGCAGTTGCTGCCGGGCCGAGTCCGCGTGCCCCTGCAGCAGCAGCGCGCTCGCAATCCCCAGATGCGAGAATACGAACTCAGGACTGATCTCGAGCGCCTTGCGATACGTCTCGATCGCCCTGTCGAACTTGCCCGACTTCAACAGCAACTCGGCGTACGAATCGTACGGATTCGGATCGTCGGGAATAAGCGATGTGTACCGCTGAAAAGCCTCTTCCGCCTTGTCGTATTGCCCGAGGTAGCGGTAGGCGTAGCCCATCTGGTTGAAAATCGGCGAGTACTCCGGGTCGATCTGCTCGGCCTTCTGGTACTCCGCGACCGCACGCTCATAATCCTGCTGCCCGAAGTAGTAGTTGCCCAGAAGCGCCGCCACCCGAACGTCACGCGGATACAGCTCCACCAGGCGTTCGAACAGCTCCTTCTGTTTGCGGGAATCGCCGTTCACCCCCGCCTGCGTCGCGAGAATCACCAGTTGCTCGCCCTTACTCACGTTGTCCAGCAGCGACACCGCGCGATTAAAACTGGCGAAGAATTCCTTTGGGGTCTGCTGCGCGTTCGCGAGCATCAAATGCGCCATCGCGAATCCGGGATCGGCCTTCACGGCACGTTCAAGGTGCGGAATCGCCTCCTGCGCTCGGAGCTTCTCCAGGAGCGCACGGCCCTCGATATACTCCCGACGGGCTGCATCCGAAGACGTCGTGATCGGCATGGTGCCGTCGTCGCGGCCCCCGCATCCCAACACCCCCAGCGTCAGACAAATGCCGATGACGACAATCAAGGTACGCTGTGGTCGCATTCTATCATCCCTTTCCAGACGTCCCGACAGCTGCCGGTTCCCGCCGCAACGATCCAGTCCGGATCGCGGGCAACCGTCGTCGTCGGTCGTTCGGTGCGCCCCAACATAGAACGCTGCCCCGGAATATACAAGAGCAACCTGAGCGCGCTGCTGACACAGCAACACGAAGCTATCCTATGTGGACCACACAATACAACATTAATACGGGCAATCACCTCCATGAGTTGCAATGGATTAGCCCCGGGCGAGTTCAACCGGCGATCCGAATGTCATGGCAATGTCATCGAATCCGTGCCCGCCTACTCTGTCACCGAAACCGAGATCGGGAAGTGATCGCTGTAACCATCGGGATTGTAACCCGACGACGGTCTTCCGAATCGAATCGGCGAAGGATAAGCGCCGCTTGCTGTCATCTCCGGAAATCGCTCGATGGCAACCGGATAAGAACCGTCAACCGATGCGCGAACGGTCAGGCCGCTGCCCCCGGTCAGCAACCCTTTCGAGACAAGGACCTGATCGAGCACATTCGGAAAGTTTTCAAAATAGTGCGTGCCGATCGCCTCTCCGAGAAACGGCCACATCAGATTCAGGAAACGGGGCGTTCGCGCCATCGTGACTTTTGTTCGAATGTTGCCCGAGAGCGCATAGTTCGTCATCGAACGGTTGAACGGTTCATCGTTGAAATCGCCCATGACCAGTACGGAAGCGTCGGTGCCGACAATCTCGGTAATCCGCTCGTGCCAGTACGCGAGCGTTTCGGCCGCCATGATGCGGTACGGCTCGGATTCCCACTCCCCGCCCGATCGCGACGGCCAGTGGTTGCCGATCGCGATCAGCAGATTGCCGGCCGTCGTGCGAAAATTCACCTGGTAGAGGTCACGGGTCGCGGTGCGTTTCTGGATGACGTGAAAAAACTCCTCTTCGGCGGTAAACAACGCGCTGTCGTAAATGAAGCCGACGTCGATACCACGCAGGTCCGATGCGTCGTGGTGCGCAACACGGTAGGCGCGCCCCAGCGGGCCCAGCGACTGGACCAGCAGTTCCATCACCGTCTTGTTTTCGACCTCGCAGACGCCCAGCAGGTCCGGCCCCAC is a genomic window containing:
- a CDS encoding transposase; this translates as MKRKYYNIQGHLHFLTFSCFQRRQLLVDPLLCRWLADGLNRCRTMSLIRVYAYVFMPEHVHLMVHPINEVYSIGNILRHIKEPFARRVNAHWEKTEPDTIASIRVQVGERSVRRFWQAGGGFDRNITDYDSAVRTIEYIENNPVRRQLVTNPTEWAWSSAAARIGKGNGTVILDEFRPDILGSD
- a CDS encoding NAD-dependent epimerase/dehydratase family protein, with protein sequence MNVFVIGGTRFMGPHVIRILHAQGHRVMVYHRGESRTRLPEGVEHIHADRSRIGEHVSEIGRFAPDVVLDMILLTEAEAVRTVNALSGRTDRYVVVSSVDVYRNMDLLRMKDEGPVVAGRLTEDSPLRRNYYPYRADVRDKSDRMYDYDKILVERVVTGQDRLSWTVLRLPMVYGPSDRQHRLFDYLKRMDDRRPFILLDERQVRARWIRGYVENVAQGIVLAVTDDRATGRVYNVGEPEALTERDWIKAIGRAAGWNGEIVGVPEEHLPRHLKQPLDYRHHLDADSSRIRQELGYTEPIDRAEALCRTVEWERVSPPDAIKEEDFDYRAEDAAYLMSRMG
- a CDS encoding tetratricopeptide repeat protein: MRPQRTLIVVIGICLTLGVLGCGGRDDGTMPITTSSDAARREYIEGRALLEKLRAQEAIPHLERAVKADPGFAMAHLMLANAQQTPKEFFASFNRAVSLLDNVSKGEQLVILATQAGVNGDSRKQKELFERLVELYPRDVRVAALLGNYYFGQQDYERAVAEYQKAEQIDPEYSPIFNQMGYAYRYLGQYDKAEEAFQRYTSLIPDDPNPYDSYAELLLKSGKFDRAIETYRKALEISPEFVFSHLGIASALLLQGHADSARQQLRTMLEASANDGRRRQALTALAASFIDEGNFDSALVYLDRQLELGRASHDSSAMAGDLLLLTSVHIEMGDFDTAARLLETAGECIRNADVSDQVKENSALNGYYFGARIAVGRGDFDTARRLQGEYATWTRRTQNPGLARISHELSAIIALAEGRYEAAITDLKQANLYSPYNLYRLGQAYEGLGNMLEARSWYHKAAHFNETMGPAYAYVRQKALAREAALSSS
- a CDS encoding endonuclease/exonuclease/phosphatase; translation: MSTYYVAWWNLENLFDVNNAPDRPAWLQAELNRELQGWTKTVRDRKIRQLSSIICRLNGGVGPDLLGVCEVENKTVMELLVQSLGPLGRAYRVAHHDASDLRGIDVGFIYDSALFTAEEEFFHVIQKRTATRDLYQVNFRTTAGNLLIAIGNHWPSRSGGEWESEPYRIMAAETLAYWHERITEIVGTDASVLVMGDFNDEPFNRSMTNYALSGNIRTKVTMARTPRFLNLMWPFLGEAIGTHYFENFPNVLDQVLVSKGLLTGGSGLTVRASVDGSYPVAIERFPEMTASGAYPSPIRFGRPSSGYNPDGYSDHFPISVSVTE